The proteins below come from a single Streptococcus canis genomic window:
- a CDS encoding Spx/MgsR family RNA polymerase-binding regulatory protein gives MVTLFLSPSCTSCRKARAWLIKHEVDFQEHNIITSPLSRDELMSILSFTENGTEDIISTRSKVFQKLDIDVEELSISDLIDLIAKNPSLLRRPIIMDKKRMQIGFNEDEIRAFLPRDYRKQELRQATIKAEIEG, from the coding sequence ATGGTTACCTTATTTTTATCACCTAGCTGCACCAGTTGCCGTAAGGCAAGGGCATGGCTAATAAAACATGAAGTTGACTTTCAAGAACATAATATTATTACAAGCCCACTGAGTCGCGATGAATTGATGTCAATCCTTTCTTTTACAGAGAATGGGACAGAGGATATTATTTCAACGCGTTCAAAAGTTTTTCAAAAACTTGATATTGATGTGGAAGAACTGTCGATTTCGGATTTGATTGACTTAATTGCAAAAAATCCAAGTCTTCTTCGTCGTCCTATCATTATGGATAAAAAACGCATGCAAATCGGATTTAATGAAGATGAAATTAGAGCCTTTTTGCCAAGAGATTATCGTAAACAGGAATTACGTCAAGCAACTATAAAAGCAGAGATTGAGGGATAG
- a CDS encoding bifunctional riboflavin kinase/FAD synthetase: protein MDIEYIKGYQDIKQEEDTVLVLGYFDGLHRGHKALFDKAREIAKAEQLAIVTLTFNESPKLNFSRFSPELLLHIVPPEKRQEKFADYGVDRLYLINFTSAFSMVSSDDFIAHYIKRLKAKHIVVGFDYKFGHNRTDSDYLARNFDGKVHTIPEVTEDHEKISSTRIRKLILEGKVAKANQLLGYDLSTRGMVVHGDARGRTIGFPTANLAPLDRTYLPADGVYVTDVLVNGKKYRSMTSIGKNVTFGGKELRLEVNIFDFKGDIYGESVEIIWLDKIRDMAKFDGIEGLVEQLELDKERALNWKKDSQPL from the coding sequence ATGGACATTGAATATATCAAAGGTTATCAAGACATTAAACAAGAAGAAGACACTGTATTAGTATTGGGTTATTTTGATGGTCTGCACCGTGGACACAAGGCATTATTTGATAAGGCGAGAGAGATTGCTAAAGCAGAACAGTTAGCGATTGTGACCCTAACTTTTAATGAATCGCCCAAGTTAAACTTTTCGCGTTTTTCTCCAGAGCTTTTGCTTCATATTGTTCCTCCGGAAAAACGACAGGAAAAATTTGCTGATTATGGTGTTGATCGCCTATATTTGATTAATTTCACGTCTGCTTTTTCGATGGTCTCTTCCGATGATTTTATTGCTCATTATATCAAGCGATTAAAAGCTAAACATATTGTGGTGGGGTTTGATTATAAATTTGGTCATAATCGTACGGATAGTGATTATTTAGCTCGAAACTTTGATGGCAAGGTTCACACGATTCCAGAAGTAACAGAGGATCATGAAAAAATTTCTTCAACCCGCATTCGAAAACTGATTTTAGAAGGGAAGGTGGCCAAGGCTAACCAATTATTAGGTTACGACTTATCCACTCGTGGCATGGTGGTTCATGGAGATGCGCGCGGTCGAACCATTGGTTTTCCAACAGCAAATCTGGCTCCTCTTGATAGAACTTATTTGCCAGCAGATGGCGTTTATGTGACAGATGTGCTTGTTAATGGGAAAAAATACCGTTCCATGACAAGTATAGGCAAAAATGTTACCTTTGGTGGAAAAGAATTACGGCTAGAGGTCAATATTTTTGATTTTAAAGGGGATATTTATGGCGAATCTGTCGAAATTATTTGGTTAGACAAGATTCGAGATATGGCCAAATTTGACGGTATTGAAGGTCTTGTAGAGCAATTAGAGCTTGATAAAGAAAGGGCATTAAATTGGAAAAAAGATAGCCAACCGCTTTAA